The proteins below come from a single Magallana gigas chromosome 10, xbMagGiga1.1, whole genome shotgun sequence genomic window:
- the LOC109620328 gene encoding acetylcholine receptor subunit beta-type lev-1, with product MNSFLGILVLCCCIIGGPVRAYTRINEEDLHTSLMTGYNKDIRPGLDRGTPITINLIFFLYSINDFDLNTGKFSITAIFSLRWQDERLSWDPASYNQTDYIAIPQYRLWLPNLLNINPYDDITELRKAELAIGVKNSGECSWFALNTFDVVCDADVTKYPFDSQTCSLKFYIWGYRSNELKAMFLTPKVQFSLFSENGIWEVTDSATYIDIDVNNFETLVIKFDLKRRAPYYIVSLILPIISVSFLIGFVFLLPAESGERVGFSTTSLLSVIVYLTIIQDILPESSEPNVSTLGYILVTYVIIGSIVVIEVIISLWIQSQPSHKPIPKCILRMILCSQKKRKNNNVERFDTKQESDFYDMKDDVTWVDVLKIFDKWCFFTTMIVFFVSSLIYFCTVLI from the coding sequence atgaaCTCTTTTCTTGGAATATTAGTACTATGTTGCTGTATTATTGGAGGGCCAGTCCGTGCATATACCCGTATTAATGAGGAAGACTTGCATACTTCCTTAATGACAGGATATAACAAAGATATACGCCCTGGACTGGATAGAGGAACCCCTAttacaattaatttgattttcttcCTGTACTCGATcaatgattttgatttaaacacTGGAAAGTTTTCTATTACCGCCATATTCAGCCTTAGGTGGCAAGACGAGCGGCTATCATGGGACCCGGCGTCTTATAACCAAACGGATTATATAGCGATACCACAATACCGACTATGGCTGCCAAATCTCCTTAACATTAATCCTTACGACGATATAACGGAACTGCGGAAGGCTGAATTAGCAATAGGTGTAAAGAACTCTGGTGAATGTTCCTGGTTTGCTCTAAATACATTCGATGTTGTGTGCGATGCAGATGTCACAAAATATCCGTTTGATTCTCAGACATGCTCACTTAAATTCTACATTTGGGGATATCGTTCAAATGAACTTAAGGCAATGTTTTTAACACCAAAAGTTCAATTTAgtttattttctgaaaatggCATATGGGAGGTCACTGATTCAGCAACATATATAGACATTGATGTAAATAACTTCGAAACTCTCGTCATAAAATTTGATCTTAAACGCAGAGCTCCGTATTATATTGTGAGTTTGATACTGCCGATAATTTCTGTTTCATTCCTAATAGGATTCGTGTTTCTTCTTCCAGCCGAGTCTGGGGAAAGAGTTGGGTTTTCTACAACTTCTCTCCTCTCGGTCATAGTGTATCTAACAATCATTCAGGACATTTTGCCAGAATCGTCAGAACCAAATGTTTCTACacttggttatattttggtcacGTATGTTATCATTGGGTCAATTGTTGTCATAGAAGTCATCATCAGTTTATGGATTCAGAGCCAGCCCTCCCACAAACCCATACCTAAGTGCATACTGAGAATGATCCTATGTTCCCAAAAGAAGAGGAAAAATAACAACGTAGAGAGATTCGATACCAAGCAAGAGAGtgatttttatgatatgaagGATGACGTGACTTGGGTAg